The Besnoitia besnoiti strain Bb-Ger1 chromosome IV, whole genome shotgun sequence genome contains a region encoding:
- a CDS encoding hypothetical protein (encoded by transcript BESB_054960): MMDWQLLAIIGLSVAAGLLLVLIIVVVFVHSRRRCAHMHYHAEVVELKENLKAAQVEKEEREAEFSNLRRSVADFDAEKSLLLKRLESCDRNSTPEEIRRCLRELQLHLAIQSANSSCVRRAVNTDYKEGPPALLAEIWLVHGEPCSVRDDENYPTLDDFPPPFSRVKRAPYRYGRCNSNAQLNPLCAEPKLCDEAFGQGTARRFNTCAAHGAPPPSKWHRRRHSQCCQQTTQSAGDDERATCHQTQTFALESNRVCGAGDSMPCTQGCPTTVEAGPCRSTTLHSATEDNTTGEFYGEEKTVRISSPVVACTTAGSHPGEMTTLVDEESCQTDWGTERKTCNTAVIPAHTFAPEYIFVGEQWLPGAHVTATTCFHAVPLVRLAKYSRRDHSKTESIKTDLYQQTLPDAYKLEKVLLSSQSTSQLDLVSSSRDHIKLQSRALVSILPSLEVSTKAVAFPHLSYCLIEYSVDRLTGIRKTALRDYVGETLNQPLYILLRVFERSSMPGATPPASPGSGREENTVSEHEEESWKLIYEAPPVRLTEPDGCIVDDDVISFREDCSFHYKHTYSPAPPTLFEAKETEECVAKDKQPIVARHTIPCQTETPFYTRPQLAVTDVASPRVKAMNAKILGDTRPCSPRAIAGRATAEACYGDSTDSCRAPESPHCSGVAAPALTMRKSSTSDSTLLRGWGDRSRGYEDCWNTGAPLYKSERWIRTTFLPTSAAASARVEAANRFKDVCLLQQGLLYEDDVLSVTCVVGTTVFPSDNVLHASVELSIVNNALGGGAATLSESLCDDRGLPTGFHSVRTVIENVEQGALSCFVSPIVRAPPAGPRSPARAVQTISATIMQPFQIVPEVTLEAVLPDGTENRCTFPLPLVITQFMRPVTLSPAAFMQLWFDGTLHSRLMSLRLSRRLTSGGFSELTKVATLNGKFKATDGIKHRLAENSIFAVGELAAVGDMPTDSRCLVRVWQGEFGAASAAKLEVKADDRRIAAAVFELLAYVLEDGE, translated from the exons ATGATGGACTGGCAGTTGCTCGCCATTATTGGCCTTAGCGTGGCAGCAGGGCTGCTACTCGTCCTGATTATTGTGGTCGTGTTTGTCCACAGCCGGCGTCGATGCGCGCACATGCATTACCACGCTGAGGTTGTCGAACTCAAGGAAAACCTGAAAGCAGCGCAagtggagaaggaagagagagaagcggagtTCTCAAACCTTCGACGATCGGTTGCTGACTtcgacgcagagaagtcATTGCTCCTGAAGCGGCTGGAATCCTGTGATCGGAACTCAACGCCAGAGGAAATCCGAAGATGCCTCCGCGAACTTCAGCTCCACTTGGCCATCCAGTCGGCAAATTCAAGCTGCGTTCGTAGAGCTGTGAACACTGACTACAAGGAAGGCCCTCCAGCACTGCTCGCTGAGATATGGCTAGTTCACGGGGAACCATGTAGCGTAAGGGACGACGAAAACTACCCCACCCTAG ACGACTTTCCCCCTCCGTTTTCGCGGGTGAAGCGTGCACCTTATCGATATGGACGATGCAACAGCAACGCCCAATTGAatcctctctgcgcagaaCCGAAACTATGCGATGAGGCCTTTGGACAGGGTACGGCCCGCCGATTCAACACCTGTGCGGCCcacggcgcgcctcccccaTCAAAGTGGCACCGTCGGAGGCACAGTCAGTGTTGCCAGCAAACAACACAGTCGGCCGGTGATGATGAGAGAGCTACATGCCATCAAACACAAACCTTCGCCCTGGAATCTAATCGTGTCTGCGGTGCGGGAGATTCCATGCCGTGTACCCAAGGCTGTCCCACAACAGTAGAGGCGGGACCCTGCCGCTCAACTACGTTGCATTCTGCCACCGAAGACAATACAACTGGGGAGTTCTacggagaggaaaaaacgGTGCGAATATCTAGCCCCGTGGTAGCATGCACCACGGCGGGTTCTCATCCGGGGGAAATGACAACTCTTGTGGACGAGGAGTCTTGTCAGACCGACTGGGGTACTGAGCGCAAAACGTGCAACACCGCGGTGATCCCGGCGCACACGTTCGCTCCAGAGTATATCTTCGTCGGGGAGCAATGGCTACCTGGCGCGCACGTCACAGCAACCACCTGCTTCCACGCGGTCCCGCTCGTTCGTCTGGCGAAGTACAGCAGGCGAGACCATTCAAAAACAGAAAGCATAAAGACTGATTTATACCAGCAGACCCTGCCTGACGCGTACAAGCTGGAGAAGGTGCTTCTTTCATCTCAAAGTACTAGTCAACTGGATCTGGTCTCTTCTAGCCGGGACCACATCAAACTTCAGTCCCGGGCATTGGTCAGCATCTTGCCGTCCCTTGAAGTGTCAACAAAAGCGGTAGCTTTCCCACACCTTTCCTACTGTCTGATCGAATACAGCGTAGACCGTCTAACAGGCATACGCAAAACGGCGCTAAGAGATTACGTCGGAGAAACTCTCAACCAACCGTTATACATCTTGCTGCGTGTCTTCGAGCGCTCCAGCATGCCGGGAGCAACTCCGCCCGCGTCACCGGGGAGTGGCAGAGAGGAGAATACCGTGTCGGAGCATGAGGAAGAAAGTTGGAAATTAATCTATGAGGCACCGCCAGTGCGTCTGACAGAGCCAGATGGATGCATAGTGGACGACGATGTCATTTCCTTTCGCGAAGACTGTAGTTTCCATTACAAGCACACCTACAGTCCCGCTCCCCCCACGTTGTTCGAAGCCAAGGAAACTGAAGAATGCGTG GCCAAAGACAAGCAGCCCATCGTGGCACGTCACACCATTCCGTGCCAAACGGAAACCCCCTTTTATACTCGTCCACAGCTCGCGGTAACAGACGTGGCCAGCCCCCGGGTGAAAGCAATGAACGCCAAGATTCTAGGAGACACCCGGCCGTGTTCTCCGAGAGCCATCGCTGGCCGCGCTACTGCAGAAGCATGCTATG GAGACTCCACGGACTCCTGCAGGGCGCCCGAGTCGCCGCATTGCAGCGGCGTGGCTGCACCGGCGCTCACAATGCGCAAGAGCAGTACTTCAGATTCCACTCTCTTGCGAGGCTGGGGAGACAGAAGTAGGGGTTACGAGGACTGCTGGAATACAGGAGCGCCCCTTTACAAATCTGAGAGATGGATCCGGACGACCTTTCTCCCCACTTCGGCTGCAGCGTCAGCGCGTGTGGAGGCTGCGAATCGGTTCAAAGATGTatgcctgctgcagcagggcCTCCTTTATGAAGACGATGTACTCTCAGTAACGTGCGTCGTTGGTACTACGGTTTTTCCAAGCGACAACGTGCTGCATGCCTCCGTGGAGCTGAGTATAGTCAATAACGCACTCGGGGGAGGAGCCGCGACTCTCAGCGAGAGTCTCTGTGATGATAGAGGCCTTCCGACAGGATTCCACTCAGTACGCACCGTAATTGAGAATGTGGAGCAGGGGGCCCTCTCATGCTTTGTCTCTCCAATAGTCCGTGCTCCGCCCGCGGGTCCCAGGTCGCCAGCACGGGCCGTGCAAACAATTTCCGCCACAATCATGCAGCCTTTCCAGATCGTCCCCGAGGTGACTTTAGAGGCTGTCCTTCCTGACGGCACCGAAAACAGGTGCACCTTCCCTCTTCCGCTGGTAATCACGCAGTTTATGAGGCCAGTGACTTTGTCACCGGCTGCGTTCATGCAACTCTGGTTTGACGGGACCCTTCACTCCAGGTTAATGAGCCTTCGTCTCTCCAGGCGGCTGACATCTGGCGGGTTTTCTGAGCTGACAAAGGTAGCCACGCTTAATGGCAAGTTCAAAGCGACAGATGGCATTAAACATCGTCTGGCGGAGAATTCCATTTTTGCCGTCGGAGAACTAGCGGCCGTTGGCGACATGCCGACAGACAGTCGATGCCTGGTCAGAGTCTGGCAGGGGGAATtcggcgcggcttctgcagccAAGCTGGAGGTGAAAGCTGACGATCGGCGGATTGCAGCTGCAGTTTTCGAACTTTTGGCTTACGTTCTCGAAGACGGAGAGTAG